One Candidatus Kaelpia imicola DNA window includes the following coding sequences:
- a CDS encoding elongation factor Tu: protein PGDNVEFVIELIKPVALEKELRFAIREGGRTVGAGVVSEIIE, encoded by the coding sequence TGCCCGGTGATAATGTTGAATTTGTAATAGAGTTAATCAAGCCCGTAGCACTTGAGAAGGAACTGCGTTTTGCTATCCGTGAAGGCGGTAGAACGGTAGGTGCCGGGGTTGTTTCTGAAATTATAGAGTAG